One Flavobacteriales bacterium TMED191 genomic window carries:
- a CDS encoding FAD-binding oxidoreductase, whose protein sequence is MKPQFYGAFFLSSFMKVDFLIVGQGIAGTCFAFELLRQKKTFIIIDKYDKSSPSNIALGVYNPLILKWFTKPWAIDNQMQFFYEFYSSFQSFFKSNIVFDIGIYKFLSTPYDQNNWMSRSLSPKREHYMSSELLMLENKSFIHKQFYGLVKSSGRVDIPLFLKILRKFCIANQIFINKFFNYRNLIIKKDYVKYNDIIARNIIFCEGPQVLNNPFFKWIKLKPTKGELLHINCEHLSLDRILHASLLFVPLGSDIYSLGATYEWSFDDSGITSSARERICSVFEKHINLPYNVKTQKSGIRPSTFDRRAFIGSHPDYSNMYIMNGLGTRGVLLAPYLSNNLINSIYYNTKIFEEVALKRVYE, encoded by the coding sequence ATGAAGCCCCAATTTTACGGGGCTTTTTTTTTAAGCTCATTTATGAAAGTCGATTTTCTNATTGTAGGTCAAGGTATTGCTGGTACATGTTTTGCATTTGAATTATTAAGACAAAAAAAAACTTTTATCATTATAGATAAATATGATAAAAGTTCACCTTCAAATATTGCTTTGGGTGTATATAATCCATTAATCTTAAAGTGGTTTACTAAGCCTTGGGCAATTGATAATCAGATGCAATTTTTTTACGAATTTTATAGTTCTTTTCAATCTTTTTTTAAAAGTAATATAGTATTTGATATAGGGATATATAAATTTCTTAGCACTCCTTATGATCAAAATAACTGGATGTCTAGATCGTTATCCCCAAAAAGGGAGCATTATATGTCTTCAGAATTATTGATGCTCGAAAATAAATCATTTATTCACAAACAGTTTTATGGACTTGTTAAATCCTCAGGACGAGTTGATATTCCTCTTTTTCTAAAAATATTAAGAAAATTTTGTATTGCCAATCAAATTTTCATCAATAAATTTTTTAATTATAGGAATTTAATAATTAAAAAAGATTATGTGAAGTATAATGATATAATTGCTAGAAACATTATTTTTTGTGAAGGTCCTCAAGTTTTAAATAATCCTTTTTTTAAGTGGATAAAGTTAAAACCTACAAAAGGAGAATTATTACATATTAACTGTGAACATTTATCCCTTGATAGGATTCTTCATGCATCTTTATTGTTTGTTCCATTAGGCAGTGATATTTATTCATTAGGTGCAACATATGAATGGTCTTTTGATGATTCAGGTATAACTTCTAGCGCAAGAGAACGAATTTGCTCTGTTTTCGAAAAACATATTAATCTTCCTTACAATGTAAAGACGCAAAAATCAGGCATTAGGCCTTCTACTTTTGATAGAAGAGCATTCATTGGCTCTCACCCGGATTATTCGAATATGTATATAATGAATGGCTTGGGTACAAGGGGAGTTTTACTAGCTCCTTATTTATCAAATAATTTAATTAATAGTATTTATTA